One Chaetodon trifascialis isolate fChaTrf1 chromosome 13, fChaTrf1.hap1, whole genome shotgun sequence DNA segment encodes these proteins:
- the LOC139341528 gene encoding transmembrane protein 150A has product MVLWIIFPISLSLVSFIGTWTVYGLAFSNNHVCSLSDWGSDNYCRGNQSTGCCFVPTISSSGTNAPESSLFTATINAGSFLFLLFCIFHHAHIMEKHACHCMLSKFALVFGVVAAMGAFAAGNCNPGYLSLLHYLGAAISFMCICFYTVLLTALTGKCVLTGYERVLYPVRIISTIVQTIVTICYTVLFAQDDYFYLHVSAIFEWMLSVNLELFELSYAVEFCFFSSFMISNLLSKREEEKPLMMTMS; this is encoded by the exons ATGGTGCTCTGGATTATCTTccccatctccctctccctggTCTCCTTCATTGGAACATGGACTGT ATATGGCCTGGCCTTCTCCAACAATCACGTGTGCTCTCTCAGTGACTG GGGAAGTGACAACTACTGCAGAGGGAATCAGTCCACTGGATGTTGCTTTGTTCCCACTATAAG CTCGAGTGGGACGAATGCACCAGAGAGTTCCCTGTTTACAGCCACGATCAACGCTGGATCCTTTCTGT TTCTGCTGTTCTGTATATTCCACCATGCCCATATTATGGAGAAACACGCGTGTCATTGCATGCTGAGCAAGTTTGCACTTGTCTTCGGTGTGGTGGCAGCCATGGGGGCTTTCGCTGCTGGAAACTGCAAT CCAGGTTACCTGTCACTCCTTCACTACCTGGGAGCTGCCATCAGTTTCATGTGCATCTGCTTCTACACTGTTCTGCTCACTGCACTGACCGGGAAGTGTGTGCTGACAGGATATGAGCGGGTCCTCTACCCAGTCCGCATCATCTCCACTATAGTTCAAACCATTGTCACCATCTGCT ATACGGTTTTGTTTGCCCAGGACGACTACTTTTACCTCCACGTGTCTGCTATATTTGAGTGGATGCTCAGTGTCAACCTGGAGCTGTTCGAGCTCAGCTACGCCGTGGAGTtttgcttcttctcctccttcatgaTATCAAACCTGCTAAGCAAacgagaagaagaaaagccCTTGATGATGACAATGTCCTGA
- the tet1 gene encoding methylcytosine dioxygenase TET3 isoform X2 — protein MLPKPEGLPPRTDKVVPESGSVNGKGKAQMDDTHTAAEEDEGEEGHIPHTQSPPITHSLTHNLASDQAGQPALVKRETGLDLTSIAHHQHVCSSVSFQNGSAENLKKPNGAHMTTGSHSDLKSAYKRTAIASEPQRTIITTVPKDCSENGPRTPPVDMSVPLKKIKVEEPWMWITEQATTQLSDEDEVCEDPLSTLAAVVCLSVTERKGLEQKLFSSRSSILCSIKTEPPDLHFIKKEPEDLKNDLCQKSTPVSLQRTPQPIKSEPPPSVLLPSVQSLAEKRNLSFDQAIAIEALTQLAAIPQNTPGPIKAESKCEHPISTAAPFSTSNTNTTLQEAKPTAAIRYNKVSVISSPLHQMSVIRPPVARQGNVIQCSPGLNSNTKLSTQDVLETSSNDDKTPCRRTEQGFASHVIKSERSYKDPSDIKFSKEDEQLYGEDKDSVVGKVRRNKDEEEVAAQLADLAFIIQSRHNLQSESNPPKGTPVSAIKYNYNSQLPPSQKKTLIKKTKATPSKPRKKKVSDGLPLSKRMPNGETPHRSRGKKILPQGKSGFHHKRNLFLPQAQIDLKRYLAEAEEERRQFIHHSNAHNTALLDPQTQNYSTLMRINHIRSQENQPWSLSNGPLHQHNPCNGHAAGPGHECEKHLLSQVEQLCGGLQHGADPNTSPANATFLSHTTGHHGLANGFSGARHSPPPSQQGYYKLERSGPVTVLSTATDGDLGHSAESTPSKNSIHSFLESPMSFLDTPTKNLLNTPSKKQSDLPSCQCMDQIIEKEEGPYYTHLGAGPSVAAVREMMENRYGAKGNAVRVEVVVYTGKEGKSSQGCPIAKWVIRRGSEEEKLLCLVRQRPGHYCDSAVLVILILAWEGIPRPVADNLYQELTRSLFKYGSPTSRRCALNEDRTCACQGLDPDTCGASFSFGCSWSMYFNGCKFARSKVPRKFRLLGDYREEEEKIESNLQSLATDLSPLYKRLAPEAFQNQVENEEAGSDCRLGTREGRPFSGVTACVDFCAHAHKDTHNMNNGSTVVCTLTKEDNRAVRNIPEDEQLHVLPLYRISDRDEFGQVEGQWAKIRSGALQVLSSFPREVRLLAEPVKSARKIRQEARLKAQAEKLEKKLGLTPLTPGKVKSETPNKAEPQGFFSSHRPPPRPASAGRYIPDRNQPSAYIQSTSSYPALGAGVTPQKEVISPNQHGLPGLQFGQNGSALNYKTMSDAMNGYSPASGDQSVMSESIPPHHALSDYPPTFKPEPNEVHCSPLCRPSPSGSAPPPSSFSPRPTSEGLFSRLNGLHRAAGDVTAEVTGHGLPPLSSLPLPPQTPPLEPEEVKQEEVWSDSEHNFLDHNIGGVAVAPSHGSILIECARRELHATTPILRPNRSHPTRISLVFYQHKSLNEPGHGMAMWDAKVAKREREREEEAERLRMEDIPGGCVGKNGKGAGGVELEEETGEEAEEARRIMNVPTRQTWTLPRDGVITVSPYALTQVTGPYNRWT, from the exons ATGCTGCCTAAACCGGAGGGGCTTCCTCCGAGGACAGACAAG gtgGTTCCAGAAAGTGGGTCGGTAAATGGCAAAGGCAAGGCACAGATGGATGATACCCACacggcagcagaggaggatgagggggaggaaggCCACATACCTCATACGCAATCTCCCCCCATCACCCACTCGCTCACCCACAATCTGGCCTCGGACCAAGCCGGACAACCAGCACTTGTTAAAAGAGAGACCGGGCTGGATCTGACCAGCATTGCACATCACCAACATGTATGCTCTTCTGTGTCTTTTCAGAATGGTTCTGCTGAGAACCTGAAAAAACCTAATGGTGCTCATATGACCACTGGGTCACACTCTGATCTGAAGTCAGCATATAAAAGGACTGCGATTGCATCAGAACCTCAAAGGACCATAATAACTACAGTCCCTAAAGACTGCTCTGAGAATGGACCCAGGACTCCTCCAGTTGACATGTCAGTTCCACTAAAGAAGATCAAAGTGGAGGAGCCGTGGATGTGGATCACTGAACAAGCCACCACACAGCtgagtgatgaagatgaggtcTGCGAAGACCCGTTGTCCACGCTGGCGGCTGTGGTGTGTCTTTCTGTCACAGAGAGGAAGGGACTGGAGCAGAAACTTTTCAGCTCACGATCATCCATTCTTTGCTCCATCAAAACGGAGCCACCAGATTTGCACTTCATCAAGAAAGAGCCCGAAGACTTAAAGAATGACTTGTGTCAGAAAAGCACTCCTGTTAGCTTGCAAAGGACTCCCCAGCCTATCAAAAGTGAACCTCCTCCAAGTGTCTTGCTACCAAGCGTGCAGTCTTTGGCAGAGAAGAGAAATCTTAGTTTTGATCAGGCAATTGCTATTGAGGCCTTGACTCAACTGGCAGCTATACCTCAAAACACCCCAGGGCCCATTAAAGCTGAAAGTAAGTGTGAACATCCCATTTCTACTGCTGCCCCATTTTCAACCTCCAATACAAATACAACCCTGCAAGAAGCCAAACCCACAGCAGCTATCCGCTACAACAAAGTCTCGGTTATCAGCTCACCACTACACCAGATGTCAGTCATCCGCCCTCCTGTGGCCAGACAAGGGAATGTCATCCAGTGCTCCCCGGGGTTGAACTCTAACACAAAGCTGTCTACACAGGATGTCTTAGAAACCAGCTCAAATGATGATAAAACAccctgcaggaggacagagcagggcTTTGCTTCTCATGTCATCAAGTCTGAACGCAGCTATAAAGATCCGAGTGACATCAAGTTCAGTAAAGAAGATGAGCAGTTATATGGGGAGGACAAAGACAGTGTTGTTGGTAAAGTGAGGAGAAacaaagatgaggaagaggtggCAGCCCAGCTGGCAGACCTGGCCTTCATCATCCAGTCACGACACAACCTGCAGTCAGAGAGCAACCCTCCAAAAGGAACACCTGTGTCAGCCATCAAATACAACTACAACTCCCAGCTACCCCCGAGTCAGAAAAAGACcctcataaaaaaaacaaaagctacaCCTTCCAAGCCCAGGAAGAAGAAGGTAAGTGATGGACTACCCCTTTCAAAACGCATGCCAAATGGAGAGACGCCCCACAGGAGCAGAGGGAAGAAGATTCTCCCACAGGGGAAATCAGGCTTTCACCACAAGAGAAACCTGTTTCTGCCTCAGGCTCAGATTGACCTGAAGAGATACTtggctgaggctgaggaggaaaggaggcaaTTCATCCATCACAGTAATGCACACAATACAGCCCTCTTAGATCCGCAGACTCAGAACTACAGCACTCTCATGAGGATCAACCACATTCGTAGTCAAGAAAACCAGCCATGGTCCCTTTCAAACGGTCCACTCCACCAACACAATCCATGCAATGGTCATGCTGCAGGACCAGGGCATGAGTGTGAAAAGCATTTGCTATCTCAGGTagagcagctctgtggtggGCTGCAGCACGGTGCTGATCCTAACACCAGCCCAGCCAATGCCACTTTCCTCAGCCACACCACTGGGCACCATGGTCTGGCTAATGGCTTCTCAGGGGCTCGGCACTCCCCTCCTCCAAGCCAGCAGGGCTACTACAAGTTGGAGAGGTCAGGACCTGTCACTGTCCTGTCCACGGCTACTGATGGGGATCTTGGCCACTCTGCAGAGTCAACTCCATCAAAGAACAGCATCCACAGCTTTCTGGAGTCTCCTATGAGTTTTCTGGATACCCCTACCAAGAACTTGCTCAACACACCTTCCAAGAAACAGTCCGATCTTCCATCCTGTCAATGCATGG acCAAATCATTGAAAAGGAGGAAGGCCCTTACTATACTCATCTTGGGGCAGGACCTAGTGTTGCCGCAGTGAGAGAAATGATGGAGAACAG gtatGGTGCCAAAGGAAATGCAGTAAGGGTGGAAGTTGTTGTTTACACtgggaaagaaggaaaaagctCCCAGGGGTGTCCAATAGCTAAATGG GTGATTCGGCGTGGCAGTGAAGAGgagaagctgctgtgtttggTCCGCCAAAGGCCAGGGCACTactgtgactctgctgtgtTAGTGATTCTCATCCTGGCGTGGGAGGGAATCCCTCGGCCGGTGGCGGACAATCTCTACCAGGAGCTCACACGATCCCTCTTTAAATATGGCTCCCCCACCAGCCGTCGCTGTGCCCTCAATGAAGA TCGTACGTGTGCATGTCAGGGATTGGACCCGGACACCTGCGGAGCTTCATTTTCCTTTGGGTGCTCCTGGAGTATGTACTTCAATGGATGTAAGTTTGCCCGCAGCAAAGTGCCCCGCAAGTTCCGCCTGCTTGGAGACTAccgggaggag GAGGAGAAGATAGAGAGCAACCTTCAGAGTCTGGCCACTGACCTCTCACCACTGTACAAAAGACTGGCTCCTGAGGCTTTCCAAAACCAG GTGGAAAATGAGGAGGCAGGTTCAGACTGCCGGCTGGGCACGAGGGAAGGACGTCCTTTTTCTGGGGTCACAGCCTGTGTGGATTTCTGTGCCCATGCTCACAAGGACACTCACAACATGAATAACGGCAGCACTGTG GTTTGCACTTTAACCAAGGAAGATAACCGTGCAGTGCGTAACATACCAGAAGATGAGCAGCTCCATGTTCTGCCACTTTACAGGATCTCTGACAGGGATGAGTTTGGTCAGGTTGAGGGCCAGTGGGCCAAGATTCGAAGTGGTGCTCTGCAAGTTCTGTCTTCCTTTCCCCGAGAG GTGCGTCTACTAGCTGAGCCAGTAAAATCGGCCCGTAAGATAAGGCAAGAGGCTCGTCTGAAGGCTCAAGCAGAGAAACTGGAGAAGAAGCTCGGGCTGACTCCTCTCACTCCTGggaaagtgaaaagtgaaaccCCCAACAAAG CAGAGCCTCAGGGCTTCTTCAGCTCGCACAGACCACCACCCAGACCTGCCAGTGCTGGAAGGTACATACCGGACAGGAATCAACCCAGCGCTTACATCCAGAGCACCAGCAGCTACCCCGCTCTGGGTGCAGGGGTCACCCCACAGAAGGAGGTCATCTCCCCCAACCAACATGGCCTGCCTGGCCTCCAGTTTGGACAGAATGGTTCAGCTCTCAATTATAAGACAATGAGTGATGCCATGAATGGTTATTCTCCGGCATCTGGTGACCAGAGTGTTATGTCAGAAAGTATACCTCCACATCATGCTCTTAGTGACTACCCCCCTACTTTTAAACCTGAGCCCAACGAGGTgcactgctctcctctgtgcagACCCTCCCCCAGTGGGAgtgctcctcctccctcctccttctcccccagACCTACCTCTGAGGGCCTCTTCAGCAGGCTCAATGGACTCCACAGGGCTGCAGGAGATGTCACGGCAGAGGTCACGGGTCATGGCCTCCCTCCGCTCTCATCTCTCCCCCTTCCCCCACAAACACCCCCACTTGAACCCGAGGAAGTCAAGCAGGAAGAGGTGTGGTCAGACAGCGAGCACAACTTCCTGGACCACAATATAGGTGGAGTTGCCGTGGCACCCTCCCACGGCTCCATCCTGATAGAGTGTGCACGGCGGGAGCTCCACGCCACCACCCCTATCCTCAGGCCAAACCGCAGCCACCCCACCCGCATCTCCCTGGTCTTCTACCAGCACAAGTCTCTAAACGAGCCAGGCCACGGGATGGCCATGTGGGACGCAAAGGTGGCCAAGCGGGAACGGGAacgggaggaggaggctgagagatTAAGGATGGAGGACATCCCCGGAGGCTGTGTGGGGAAGAACGGcaaaggagctggaggagtggagctggaggaggagacaggggaggaggcagaggaggcaaGGAGGATCATGAATGTCCCCACACGTCAAACATGGACTCTCCCGAGGGATGGTGTCATCACCGTGTCCCCTTATGCTCTTACACAAGTGACGGGCCCCTACAATCGCTGGACTTAG
- the eif4e1c gene encoding eukaryotic translation initiation factor 4E family member 1c, with amino-acid sequence MATSEPKAAETEDQQTDSQVVANPEQYIKHPLQNRWALWYFKNDKSKSWTENLRLISKFDTVEDFWALYNHIQQPSKLGFGCDYCLFKDGIKPMWEDDRNKLGGRWLMTLNKQQRHNDLDRFWMETLLCLVGESFDEASEDVCGAVVNVRPKGDKIAIWTSNCQNRDAIMTIGQLYKERLNIPTKAMIGYQSHDDTSSKSGSTTKNMYSV; translated from the exons ATGGCGACATCGGAGCCG aaagcagctgaaactgaagaTCAACAGACTGACAGCCAAGTCGTTGCAAATCCCGAGCAGTATATCAAGCACCCCTTGCAAAACAG ATGGGCCCTGTGGTATTTCAAAAACGACAAGAGCAAAAGCTGGACAGAGAACTTGCGTCTCATTTCCAAGTTTGACACAGTGGAGGACTTTTGGGC ATTATACAACCATATACAGCAACCAAGCAAACTTGGCTTTGGCTGTGATTACTGTTTATTTAAG GATGGGATCAAGCCCATGTGGGAGGACGACAGGAACAAGCTTGGGGGTCGATGGCTGATGACTCTCAATAAACAACAGAGACACAACGACCTTGACCGCTTCTGGATGGAGACG CTCTTGTGTTTAGTCGGTGAGTCGTTTGATGAGGCAAGTGAAGACGTGTGTGGAGCTGTGGTCAACGTCAGAcccaaaggtgacaaaatagCCATCTGGACGAGCAACTGCCAAAACAGGGACGCCATCATGACGATAGG TCAGCTTTATAAAGAGCGCCTGAACATCCCTACCAAAGCCATGATCGGCTACCAGTCACATGACGACACATCCAGCAAGAGCGGATCCACCACCAAGAACATGTACTCCGTTTga